A region of Leclercia adecarboxylata DNA encodes the following proteins:
- a CDS encoding LysR family transcriptional regulator translates to MKNYSRSSTGIDLNLIPVFIEVVRCGSMAKASLRLDMSRPAVSLALKRFGMLFNEPLFTRKGLFLEPTPHALKLTAEMEKLLASIHDHIASTPENAESVPTPAAPERDKATPAVTTA, encoded by the coding sequence ATGAAAAACTACTCTCGCTCATCCACTGGAATCGATCTCAATCTTATTCCGGTATTTATTGAAGTCGTCAGATGCGGGAGCATGGCCAAAGCCTCTTTACGTCTAGATATGTCCAGGCCCGCCGTGAGCCTGGCGCTGAAACGCTTTGGTATGCTGTTTAATGAGCCGCTGTTTACCCGCAAGGGGCTGTTCCTGGAGCCAACGCCACACGCGCTGAAGCTGACCGCCGAGATGGAAAAGCTGCTGGCTTCAATTCACGATCATATCGCCAGCACCCCGGAGAACGCGGAGAGCGTCCCGACGCCAGCGGCGCCGGAACGTGATAAGGCTACGCCTGCTGTAACGACAGCTTAA
- the fbp gene encoding class 1 fructose-bisphosphatase: MKTLGEFIVEKQHEFSHATGELTALLSAIKLGAKIIHRDINKAGLVDILGASGAENVQGEVQQKLDLFANEKLKAALRARDIVAGIASEEEDEIVVFEGCEHAKYVVLMDPLDGSSNIDVNVSVGTIFSIYRRVTPVGTPVTEEDFLQPGNKQVAAGYVVYGSSTMLVYTTGCGVHAFTYDPSLGVFCLCQERMRYPQKGSTYSINEGNYIKFPSGVKKYIKFCQEEDKATQRPYTSRYIGSLVADFHRNLLKGGIYLYPSTASHPEGKLRLLYECNPMAFLAEQAGGKASDGKERIMDIIPESLHQRRSFFVGNDHMVEDVERLIREYPDA; the protein is encoded by the coding sequence GAAAACGTTAGGTGAATTTATTGTCGAAAAGCAGCACGAGTTCTCGCATGCTACCGGTGAGCTCACTGCTTTGTTGTCGGCAATAAAGCTGGGCGCCAAGATCATCCATCGCGATATCAACAAGGCCGGTCTGGTCGATATCCTGGGTGCCAGCGGTGCTGAGAACGTGCAGGGCGAAGTTCAACAGAAACTCGATCTGTTCGCGAACGAAAAACTGAAAGCTGCACTGCGCGCACGCGACATCGTTGCGGGGATCGCCTCGGAAGAAGAAGATGAAATCGTCGTCTTTGAAGGGTGTGAACACGCGAAGTATGTCGTACTGATGGATCCGCTGGATGGCTCCTCCAACATCGACGTTAACGTCTCTGTCGGCACGATCTTCTCCATTTACCGTCGCGTTACCCCTGTCGGCACGCCGGTAACCGAAGAAGATTTCCTGCAGCCGGGCAACAAGCAGGTTGCTGCGGGCTATGTGGTTTACGGCTCCTCCACCATGCTGGTCTACACCACCGGCTGCGGCGTACATGCCTTCACCTACGATCCGTCGCTGGGCGTGTTCTGCCTGTGTCAGGAGCGCATGCGCTATCCGCAGAAAGGCAGCACTTACTCCATCAACGAAGGGAACTACATTAAATTCCCGTCGGGCGTGAAGAAGTACATTAAATTCTGCCAGGAAGAGGATAAAGCCACCCAGCGCCCTTATACCTCGCGCTATATCGGCTCCCTGGTGGCGGATTTCCACCGCAACCTGCTGAAGGGCGGTATCTACCTCTACCCAAGCACCGCCAGCCACCCGGAAGGCAAGCTGCGCCTGCTGTACGAGTGCAACCCGATGGCCTTCCTCGCCGAGCAGGCGGGTGGTAAAGCCAGCGACGGCAAAGAGCGGATTATGGATATCATTCCTGAAAGCCTGCACCAGCGCCGCTCGTTCTTCGTCGGCAACGATCATATGGTTGAAGACGTCGAACGTTTGATCCGCGAATACCCGGACGCCTGA
- a CDS encoding methyl-accepting chemotaxis protein, translating to MLKTLSIRTGLLSLLAVMTLLLLLVSGIGIYALTQSSSSLQRINHLQGEQLVQLNSGYTLILRARNEAGQAVRMMEVGLLDDAAKSVKNINDEIKQAQATLKSVIDGGVNDPEGEQLLKKVAESLAAYNAQGIVPMQNALNAQNADDYYDLLENRLVPVARQFDNDMQAFQIWSDARGKAEVAAVQASKDRVMMLIIVAALLTAGIIVLAWLALRHMLLKPLSTSIAQLEHVAAGDLTHALTRPASQEFNRLNAAIEEMRQSLMGSVLRVRDASSQIDTGSRELTAGNMHLAQRTESTATSLEQTAASMEELTATVKQNAHNAEQAHQVAKTMSDTADRGSEMVCYVIEKMRDISGSADRIADILSVIDGIAFQTNILALNASVEAARAGEQGRGFAVVAGEVRILASRSADAAKEIRTLISDSQAHVSEGSELAQQAGETMDEIATEVMRMTRLMREIANASHEQSRGIEQVNIAVNQMDETAQQNAALVQQSSAATRSLEEQSRELIEAMSSFKLSLQQA from the coding sequence ATGCTTAAAACGCTATCGATTCGTACCGGCTTGCTTTCATTACTGGCCGTCATGACCCTCCTGCTGCTGCTCGTCAGCGGTATTGGCATTTATGCCCTCACGCAGAGTTCCTCCTCCCTGCAGCGCATTAATCACCTTCAGGGTGAACAGCTGGTGCAGCTCAATTCGGGCTACACCCTGATTTTGCGCGCGCGCAACGAGGCGGGGCAGGCCGTCCGCATGATGGAGGTGGGCCTGCTGGATGACGCCGCCAAATCGGTGAAGAACATCAATGACGAAATCAAACAGGCGCAAGCCACGCTGAAAAGCGTGATCGATGGCGGCGTGAACGATCCCGAAGGGGAGCAGCTGCTGAAGAAGGTGGCGGAGAGCCTGGCGGCATACAACGCCCAGGGGATTGTGCCGATGCAGAACGCCCTGAATGCGCAGAATGCGGATGACTATTACGATCTGCTGGAGAACCGTCTGGTGCCGGTAGCGCGTCAGTTTGACAACGACATGCAGGCCTTCCAGATCTGGAGCGACGCCCGGGGCAAAGCCGAAGTCGCCGCGGTGCAGGCGAGTAAAGACCGGGTGATGATGCTGATTATCGTCGCCGCGCTGCTGACCGCCGGCATTATCGTGCTGGCCTGGCTGGCGCTGCGCCATATGTTGCTCAAGCCACTCTCCACCTCTATCGCCCAGCTTGAACACGTGGCCGCCGGGGATCTGACCCACGCCCTGACCCGCCCCGCCAGCCAGGAGTTTAATCGTCTGAATGCCGCCATCGAGGAGATGCGCCAGTCGCTGATGGGCTCGGTGCTGCGGGTGCGCGACGCCAGCTCGCAAATCGACACCGGCAGCCGGGAGCTGACCGCAGGCAACATGCACCTTGCCCAGCGGACCGAATCCACCGCCACTTCCCTTGAGCAGACTGCCGCCAGCATGGAAGAGCTCACCGCCACGGTGAAACAGAACGCCCACAACGCCGAGCAGGCGCATCAGGTGGCGAAGACGATGTCCGATACTGCCGACCGCGGCAGCGAAATGGTGTGCTACGTGATTGAGAAGATGCGCGACATCTCCGGCAGCGCCGACCGCATCGCCGACATTCTCAGCGTCATTGACGGCATTGCCTTCCAGACCAATATTCTGGCGCTGAACGCCTCGGTCGAGGCCGCCCGCGCGGGTGAGCAGGGGCGCGGTTTTGCGGTCGTCGCCGGGGAAGTACGTATCCTCGCCAGCCGCAGCGCCGATGCGGCAAAAGAGATCCGCACCCTGATTAGCGATTCACAGGCACACGTCAGCGAAGGCAGCGAGCTGGCCCAGCAGGCGGGTGAAACGATGGACGAGATCGCGACCGAGGTGATGCGCATGACCCGCCTGATGCGTGAGATCGCCAACGCGTCGCACGAGCAGAGTCGCGGTATTGAGCAGGTGAATATCGCGGTCAATCAGATGGATGAAACCGCGCAGCAAAACGCGGCGCTGGTCCAGCAATCCTCCGCCGCGACGCGCTCGCTGGAAGAACAATCCCGCGAGCTCATCGAGGCGATGTCATCGTTTAAGCTGTCGTTACAGCAGGCGTAG